The following proteins are co-located in the Paenibacillus sp. JNUCC32 genome:
- the rpsG gene encoding 30S ribosomal protein S7 codes for MPRKGPVTKRDVLPDPVYNSKLVTRLINRIMLDGKRGVAQSILYNSFNIIKERTGNDPMEVFEAAIKNIMPVLEVKARRVGGANYQVPIEVKPERRTSLGLRWLVNYSRNRGEKTMEERLAAEIIDASNNTGASVKKREDTHKMAEANKAFAHYRW; via the coding sequence ATGCCACGCAAAGGTCCAGTAACTAAAAGAGACGTGCTGCCAGATCCGGTGTACAACAGCAAACTGGTAACTCGTCTGATCAACCGCATCATGTTGGATGGTAAAAGAGGTGTTGCTCAAAGCATCCTTTACAATTCGTTCAACATCATCAAGGAACGTACTGGTAATGATCCGATGGAAGTGTTTGAAGCAGCTATCAAGAACATCATGCCAGTATTGGAAGTTAAAGCTCGTCGTGTCGGCGGTGCTAACTACCAGGTTCCGATCGAAGTTAAACCAGAGAGACGTACATCCCTTGGATTACGTTGGCTCGTAAACTACTCCCGCAACCGCGGTGAGAAGACGATGGAAGAGCGTTTGGCGGCTGAGATCATCGACGCTTCCAACAACACAGGCGCTTCCGTTAAGAAACGCGAAGACACGCACAAAATGGCTGAAGCGAACAAAGCGTTTGCTCACTACCGTTGGTAG
- a CDS encoding ribosomal L7Ae/L30e/S12e/Gadd45 family protein codes for MSNDKGLQDAHIKIGTKQTMKAVESGLAAEVYVAEDCDQRLISKVVSECDKNGVHINYVPTMTELGEACGIEVGAAMVAVLKS; via the coding sequence GTGTCTAATGATAAAGGATTACAGGATGCACACATCAAGATTGGCACCAAACAAACGATGAAGGCCGTTGAATCTGGTCTGGCCGCTGAGGTTTACGTGGCTGAAGATTGCGACCAGCGTTTGATTTCAAAAGTCGTATCCGAGTGTGATAAGAATGGCGTGCATATCAACTATGTACCCACGATGACAGAACTTGGGGAAGCATGCGGTATTGAAGTCGGTGCAGCTATGGTAGCTGTCTTGAAATCATGA
- the rpsL gene encoding 30S ribosomal protein S12, with protein sequence MPTINQLVRKGRQAKVYKSKSPALQKGFNALKREETDLSAPQKRGVCTRVGTMTPKKPNSALRKYARVRLTNRIEVTAYIPGIGHNLQEHSVVLVRGGRVKDLPGVRYHIVRGALDTAGVNNRMQARSKYGTKRPKAKS encoded by the coding sequence ATGCCAACAATTAACCAACTGGTTCGCAAGGGCCGTCAAGCTAAAGTTTACAAATCGAAATCTCCAGCTCTTCAAAAAGGTTTTAACGCTTTGAAACGTGAGGAGACCGACTTGAGCGCTCCGCAAAAACGCGGTGTATGCACTCGTGTAGGCACGATGACGCCGAAAAAACCGAACTCCGCACTTCGTAAATATGCTCGTGTTCGCTTGACGAACCGCATTGAGGTGACGGCTTACATTCCGGGTATCGGACATAACTTGCAAGAGCACAGTGTTGTATTGGTTCGCGGTGGACGGGTAAAAGACCTTCCGGGTGTACGTTACCATATCGTTCGCGGCGCACTTGATACCGCTGGTGTAAACAACCGGATGCAAGCTCGTTCCAAATACGGCACGAAGCGTCCGAAAGCAAAAAGCTAA